From Plectropomus leopardus isolate mb chromosome 17, YSFRI_Pleo_2.0, whole genome shotgun sequence, a single genomic window includes:
- the stat5a gene encoding signal transducer and activator of transcription 5A: MAVWIQAQQLQGDALHQMQSLYGQHFPIEVRHYLSQWIEGQLWDAIDLENPQEEFKAKRLLDSLIQELQNKAEHQVGEDGFLLKIKLGHYASQLKSTYDRCPLELVRCIKHILYTEQRLVREATNSSSPVGGMMDSMSQKYQQINQAFEELRLLTQDTENDLRKLQHNQEYFIIQYQESLRIQAQLTSLATLPPADRQLREPALLSKRATVEAWLTREANTLQKYRLDLAEKHQKTLQLLRKQQTIILDDELIQWKRRQQLAGNGGPPEGGLDILQSWCEKLAETIWQNRQQIRRAEHLRQQLPIPGPIEELLNELNSTITDIISALVTSTFIIEKQPPQVLKTQTKFAATVRLLVGGKLNVHMNPPQVKATIISEQQAKALLKNENTRNDSSGEILNNNCVMEYHQTTGTLSAHFRNMSLKRIKRSDRRGAESVTEEKFTILFESQFSVGGNELVFQVKTLSLPVVVIVHGSQDNNATATVLWDNAFAEPGRVPFLVPDKVLWPQLCDAINMKYKAEVQSNRGLSEENLVFLAQKAFSSSSNNPDDYRNMTMTWSQFNRESLPVRNFTFWQWFDGVMELTKKHLKPHWNDGAILGFVNKQQAQDMLMSKPNGTFLLRFSDSEIGGITIAWVAENPNKAGERMVWNLMPYTTKDFSIRSLADRISDLNHLLFLYPDRPKDEVFSKYYTPPLSKAVDGYVKPQIKQVVPEFTTANPDPASGNPTYMDHGASPAPVNHPHTYGIYPPMSDSMLDTDGDFDLDDTMDVARHVEELLRRPVESQWGGQQS; the protein is encoded by the exons ATGGCAGTGTGGATCCAGGCCCAGCAGCTCCAGGGAGATGCTCTGCACCAGATGCAGTCTCTTTACGGTCAGCACTTTCCCATTGAGGTGCGACATTATCTGTCCCAGTGGATCGAGGGCCAGCTCTG GGATGCCATAGACCTGGAAAACCCACAGGAGGAGTTCAAGGCCAAACGGCTGCTGGACAGTCTGATACAGGAGCTGCAGAACAAGGCCGAGCACCAGGTGGGAGAAGATGGCTTCCTACTCAAAATCAAACTGGGACACTACGCCAGCCAGCTCAAG AGCACGTATGACCGCTGTCCTCTGGAGTTGGTCCGATGCATCAAACATATCCTCTACACAGAGCAGAGGCTCGTCAGAGAGGCCACAAAT TCAAGCTCTCCGGTGGGTGGGATGATGGACAGCATGTCTCAGAAATACCAACAGATAAACCAAGCTTTTGAGGAGCTGCGCCTGCTCACCCAGGACACTGAGAATGATCTGCGCAAGCTCCAGCACAACCAGGAGTACTTCATCATCCAGTACCAGGAGAGCCTCCGCATCCAGG CTCAGCTGACCAGCCTGGCCACGCTGCCCCCTGCTGACCGACAGCTACGGGAGCCCGCCCTTCTCAGCAAGAGAGCCACAGTGGAGGCATGGCTGACCAGAGAGGCCAACACACTACAGAAATATAGACTG GACCTTGCAGAGAAGCAtcagaaaacactgcagctgttgAGGAAGCAGCAGACCATCATTCTGGATGACGAGCTGATTCAGTGGAAGAGACGGCAACAGCTGGCTGGCAACGGGGGCCCACCAGAGGGGGGCCTGGACATCCTGCAGTCCTG gtGTGAGAAGCTGGCAGAAACCATCTGGCAAAACAGGCAGCAGATTCGGAGGGCAGAGCACCTCAGACAACAGCTGCCCATTCCCGGCCCCATTGAAGAGCTCCTCAACGAACTCAACAGTACTATCACAGATATCATCTCAGCATTGGtcacaag CACCTTCATCATTGAGAAGCAGCCTCCACAGGTGCTAAAAACCCAAACCAAGTTTGCCGCTACAGTCCGACTCCTTGTGGGTGGAAAATTGAATGTGCACATGAACCCTCCGCAAGTCAAAGCCACCATCATAAGCGAGCAGCAAGCCAAGGCTCTGCTGAAGAACGAGAACACGAGGAA tgaCAGCAGTGGAGAAATTCTCAACAATAACTGTGTGATGGAGTACCACCAGACTACAGGCACTCTCAGCGCCCACTTTAGGAACATG TCTTTGAAGAGGATCAAGCGATCGGACAGGCGAGGAGCAGAATCTGTCACAGAAGAGAAGTTCACCATTCTATTCGAGTCCCAGTTTAGTGTCGGAGGGAATGAGCTCGTTTTCCAAGTTAAG ACGTTATCACTTCCTGTAGTGGTGATAGTTCACGGTAGCCAAGACAATAACGCCACAGCAACAGTGTTGTGGGACAACGCTTTTGCAGAGCCA GGACGGGTGCCTTTTCTCGTACCAGATAAGGTGCTCTGGCCTCAGCTGTGTGATGCCATCAACATGAAGTACAAAGCTGAGGTGCAGAGTAACAGAGGACTGTCTGAGGAGAACCTGGTCTTCCTGGCTCAGAAGGCCTTCAGCAGCTCCAGCAACAACCCTGACGACTACCGCAACATGACTATGACTTGGTCACAGTTTAACAGG GAGAGCTTGCCAGTGAGGAACTTCACATTTTGGCAGTGGTTTGATGGTGTGATGGAACTCACAAAAAAGCATCTCAAACCTCACTGGAATGACGG aGCCATATTGGGCTTTGTGAACAAGCAGCAGGCTCAGGACATGCTAATGTCCAAACCCAACGGTACTTTCCTTCTACGCTTTAGTGACTCTGAGATCGGAGGAATTACTATCGCCTGGGTAGCAGAAAATCCTAACAAAGCAG GTGAGAGAATGGTCTGGAACCTCATGCCCTACACAACCAAAGACTTCTCCATTCGCTCTCTGGCTGACCGCATCAGCGATCTCAATCACCTCCTGTTCCTCTACCCCGACAGACCCAAGGACGAGGTTTTCTCAAAATACTACACCCCTCCACTCT ccaAAGCAGTGGATGGCTACGTGAAACCGCAAATCAAACAAGTTGTGCCCGA gtttacTACAGCCAATCCAGACCCAGCAAGTGGGAATCCAACCTATATGGATCACGGTGCCTCACCAGCACCTGTCAATCACCCCCATACCTATGGCATATACCCACCAAT GAGTGACTCTATGTTAGACACTGACGGAGACTTTGACCTGGACGACACCATGGACGTGGCGAGGCACGTAGAGGAGCTCCTCCGACGGCCTGTAGAGAGCCAGTGGGGCGGCCAGCAGTCCTGA